The following are encoded in a window of Cucurbita pepo subsp. pepo cultivar mu-cu-16 chromosome LG12, ASM280686v2, whole genome shotgun sequence genomic DNA:
- the LOC111807787 gene encoding pectinesterase inhibitor-like, whose amino-acid sequence MASSSFLAVSSLLAFVLSLLFFNGVVPMHAASSDDVASSICKKTKNPSICFNVLKSAGTTDLKGLATFTLNLAHEKTTGNRALAQSLASKVADPDLKEHYDTCVERYNDAVKDIEGAKGYLGKGDYKGLNTYTFGAMTEVDACLFSLSKLPKDPSTLPGNGKAVEDIYSIILVIANLLLEHA is encoded by the coding sequence atggcaTCTTCTAGTTTTCTTGCAGTATCTTCTCTTTTAGCTTTCGTCCTTTcacttctcttcttcaatggGGTCGTGCCCATGCATGCAGCTTCCTCAGACGACGTCGCTTCCTCCATCTgcaagaaaactaaaaacccTTCTATTTGCTTTAACGTGTTGAAATCTGCTGGCACCACAGACCTAAAAGGGCTGGCCACCTTCACCCTCAACCTCGCCCACGAAAAGACTACTGGAAACCGTGCCCTTGCCCAGTCCCTGGCGTCCAAGGTTGCGGATCCCGACCTTAAGGAGCACTACGACACTTGTGTCGAACGCTATAACGATGCCGTCAAGGACATCGAGGGTGCGAAGGGCTACTTGGGGAAAGGTGACTATAAAGGGCTCAACACTTATACTTTTGGAGCCATGACGGAGGTCGATGCCTGTCTGTTCAGCCTTTCGAAGCTGCCAAAGGACCCATCGACGCTCCCGGGCAATGGGAAGGCCGTTGAAGATATTTATAGTATCATCTTGGTTATAGCCAATCTTCTTCTTGAGCATGCCTAA